In Streptomyces alboniger, the following are encoded in one genomic region:
- a CDS encoding DUF6227 family protein: MSVPYETAYEPPESPEPHSPEEHLERLLGRALNSFDLPDEVIGRLESALAHDSSLHSAHHSAGLHRETYRHTWLLADASVLTLWELVHNTTPGSAPTYEVYADEEEAGVATSRLPLPPDPPPCGRPVMLQLPADSGPSHAYSPDNSADHARRLLRRAENAEDRPGEDIARLLRAAFAHQITQAFGRPGLSGEARLSFSLYEHAFLLFDGGEISLWEVEHTLTPDGRHMCEVYATEDAARAAMERRATGAAPGQ; this comes from the coding sequence TTGAGCGTTCCGTACGAAACGGCGTACGAGCCACCCGAGTCGCCCGAGCCACACTCTCCGGAGGAGCACCTCGAGCGACTCCTCGGCCGTGCCCTGAACTCCTTCGACCTGCCCGACGAGGTCATAGGCCGCCTCGAGTCGGCTCTCGCGCACGACAGTTCCCTGCACTCCGCGCACCACAGCGCGGGCCTGCACCGCGAGACGTACAGACACACCTGGCTGCTCGCCGACGCCTCCGTGCTCACGCTCTGGGAGCTGGTCCACAACACCACGCCGGGCAGCGCCCCGACGTATGAGGTCTACGCCGACGAGGAGGAGGCGGGCGTCGCCACCTCGCGGCTGCCACTGCCGCCCGACCCGCCGCCGTGCGGCCGGCCCGTCATGCTCCAGCTGCCCGCCGACTCCGGGCCCAGCCACGCGTACTCCCCCGACAACTCCGCGGACCACGCGCGCCGGCTGCTGCGTCGCGCGGAGAACGCCGAGGACCGGCCCGGGGAGGACATCGCGCGCCTGCTGCGCGCGGCGTTCGCGCACCAGATAACGCAGGCGTTCGGCCGTCCCGGCCTGAGCGGTGAGGCGCGCCTGAGCTTCTCGCTCTACGAGCACGCGTTCCTGCTCTTCGACGGCGGCGAGATCAGCCTGTGGGAGGTCGAGCACACGCTCACCCCCGACGGGCGCCACATGTGCGAGGTGTACGCCACCGAGGACGCGGCCCGCGCGGCGATGGAGCGCAGGGCGACGGGCGCGGCTCCGGGGCAGTAG
- a CDS encoding MFS transporter, with protein sequence MSSPTSTLPDAGPRSDRRRWFALAIVMTAAFMDLVDVTIVNIAIPSIQRDAGATFSQIQWITAGYTLAFAAGLITGGRLGDIHGRKRLFLIGITGFTVASALCGFAVNPEMLVASRILQGGMAALMVPQVLSIVHATFPAHERGKVFGLFGMVVGLGAVSGPLLGALLTEWNILGLEWRPIFLINLPVGVAGIILGRKFITESKAPRALKLDLVGVVLVTLGLLMLIYPLTRGRELGWPVWGHLMMAGSLVVFGALVGYEKWKTAKDGSPLVELSLFKVKSFAAGIAVQTVFGVTMGIFFLVWTLYMQYGLGWTPLHAGLTGVPFSVAVSVAAATSVQKLVPRFGRKVLQAGALAMAAGLLLYIWEAGRYGAGLTSWQMALPLTVMGVGMGLIVAPLTDAVLSGVPREHAGSASGLINTVQQMGTALGLGLVSVVFYGVIDEGVAPSRLPAEYVAGFQNALWWAVGVLAVIFLVMFALPAKPKHQVNGAEEAAAAEELPEREPVLIP encoded by the coding sequence ATGAGTTCTCCCACCAGCACCCTCCCCGACGCCGGGCCCCGGTCGGACCGGCGACGTTGGTTCGCCCTGGCCATCGTGATGACCGCCGCCTTCATGGACCTGGTCGACGTCACGATCGTCAACATCGCGATCCCGTCCATCCAGCGGGACGCGGGCGCCACCTTCAGCCAGATCCAGTGGATCACCGCGGGTTACACCCTCGCCTTCGCCGCCGGACTCATCACGGGCGGACGGCTCGGTGACATCCACGGACGCAAGCGGCTGTTCCTGATAGGCATCACCGGCTTCACCGTCGCCTCCGCGCTCTGCGGCTTCGCGGTCAACCCGGAGATGCTGGTCGCCTCGCGCATCCTGCAAGGCGGCATGGCCGCGCTGATGGTCCCGCAGGTGCTGTCGATCGTGCACGCGACCTTCCCCGCCCACGAGCGCGGCAAGGTCTTCGGGCTCTTCGGCATGGTCGTCGGTCTCGGCGCGGTCTCCGGGCCGCTGCTGGGCGCGCTGCTCACCGAGTGGAACATCCTCGGCCTGGAGTGGAGGCCGATCTTCCTCATCAATCTGCCGGTCGGCGTCGCCGGAATCATCCTGGGCCGCAAGTTCATCACCGAGTCCAAGGCCCCGAGGGCCCTCAAGCTCGACCTCGTCGGCGTCGTCCTGGTCACGCTCGGCCTGCTGATGCTGATCTACCCCCTCACGCGCGGCCGTGAGCTGGGCTGGCCCGTCTGGGGCCACCTGATGATGGCCGGCTCCCTCGTCGTCTTCGGCGCCCTCGTCGGGTACGAGAAGTGGAAGACGGCGAAGGACGGTTCGCCGCTCGTGGAGCTGTCCCTGTTCAAGGTGAAGAGCTTCGCCGCGGGCATCGCCGTGCAGACCGTGTTCGGCGTCACGATGGGCATCTTCTTCCTCGTCTGGACCCTGTACATGCAGTACGGCCTCGGCTGGACCCCGCTGCACGCGGGCCTGACCGGGGTGCCGTTCTCGGTCGCCGTCTCGGTGGCGGCCGCCACGTCCGTGCAGAAGCTGGTGCCGCGCTTCGGCCGCAAGGTGCTCCAGGCGGGCGCCCTGGCCATGGCTGCGGGCCTGCTCCTCTACATCTGGGAGGCGGGCCGGTACGGCGCGGGCCTCACGTCCTGGCAGATGGCGCTTCCGCTGACCGTGATGGGCGTGGGCATGGGCCTGATCGTGGCGCCGCTGACGGACGCGGTCCTCTCGGGCGTGCCGCGGGAACACGCGGGCTCGGCCTCCGGACTCATCAACACCGTGCAGCAGATGGGCACGGCGCTCGGCCTCGGCCTGGTGTCGGTGGTCTTCTACGGCGTGATCGACGAGGGGGTCGCACCGAGCCGGCTCCCCGCGGAGTACGTGGCGGGCTTCCAGAACGCGCTGTGGTGGGCGGTGGGCGTGCTCGCGGTCATCTTCCTCGTCATGTTCGCGCTCCCGGCGAAGCCGAAGCACCAGGTGAATGGCGCCGAAGAGGCGGCGGCCGCGGAGGAACTGCCCGAGCGGGAGCCCGTGTTGATTCCCTGA
- a CDS encoding GNAT family N-acetyltransferase translates to MISERTEVQVRPGVETDLEALTDLYNHYVRETAVTFDTVTFLPEERRTWLLSHPEDGPHRLLVAQERQTGARPGRLLGYATSSPFRPRPAYSTSVEVSVYCAPDAAGRGIGTLLYKTLIEALEGEDLHRAYAGIAQPNAASVRLHERFGFRHVGTYEEVGRKFGRYWDVAWYERPLGPRT, encoded by the coding sequence ATGATTTCGGAACGTACAGAGGTGCAGGTCAGGCCGGGGGTCGAGACGGATCTCGAAGCCCTCACAGACCTCTACAACCACTACGTACGTGAGACGGCCGTCACCTTCGACACCGTCACCTTCCTGCCGGAGGAGCGCCGCACCTGGCTGCTCTCCCACCCTGAAGACGGCCCTCACCGCCTCTTGGTTGCTCAGGAGCGGCAGACCGGCGCCCGCCCGGGCCGGCTGCTCGGGTACGCCACCAGTAGCCCTTTCCGCCCCAGGCCCGCTTACTCCACTTCCGTGGAAGTCAGCGTGTACTGCGCGCCGGACGCCGCCGGGCGCGGCATCGGCACGCTGCTCTACAAGACGCTCATCGAAGCCCTGGAGGGCGAGGACCTGCACCGCGCCTACGCCGGGATCGCCCAGCCGAACGCGGCCTCGGTCCGCCTCCACGAGCGCTTCGGGTTCCGGCACGTGGGGACGTACGAGGAAGTGGGCAGGAAGTTCGGGCGGTACTGGGACGTCGCCTGGTACGAGCGCCCCCTCGGCCCGCGGACCTAG
- a CDS encoding P1 family peptidase, which produces MNTDSLTDVAGLRVGHATRTGDGQLTGTTVVLAPEGGAVAAVDVRGGGPGTRETDALDPRNLVQRVEAVVLTGGSAYGLDSASGVVAWLEERGRGVRVGPDPSHVVPVVPAACVFDLGRGGDFTARPDAATGRAAVEAAARTEPFTPVQEGNVGAGAGAVVGRLKGGIGSASVRLDSGITVAALVVANASGSGFDPATGVLYGRYFAGQRVGYPAPEVHEEAERRLAEAVAENGPPPLNTTLAVVATDAELTKAQAQKLAGTSHDGMARAVRPVHLLNDGDTVFALATGERPLDAAAPLALNEILAAGADMVTAAIVRALLAAESVRTPGGTFPAYLDLYGKGHEYERGRERPS; this is translated from the coding sequence ATGAATACTGACTCCTTGACCGATGTGGCGGGCCTGCGGGTCGGGCACGCGACCCGCACCGGCGACGGACAACTGACCGGCACCACCGTGGTGTTGGCGCCAGAAGGGGGCGCAGTCGCGGCCGTCGACGTGCGCGGCGGCGGGCCCGGCACCCGCGAGACCGACGCCCTCGACCCGCGCAATCTCGTGCAGCGCGTCGAGGCCGTCGTCCTCACCGGCGGCAGCGCGTACGGGCTGGACTCCGCGTCCGGGGTGGTGGCGTGGCTGGAGGAGCGGGGCCGCGGGGTGCGGGTCGGGCCCGACCCCTCCCACGTCGTGCCCGTCGTCCCGGCCGCCTGCGTCTTCGACCTGGGGCGCGGCGGTGACTTCACGGCCCGTCCCGACGCGGCGACCGGTCGGGCCGCGGTGGAGGCGGCCGCCCGCACCGAGCCGTTCACCCCGGTGCAGGAGGGCAACGTCGGCGCGGGGGCCGGCGCGGTGGTCGGCAGGCTCAAGGGCGGTATCGGCAGCGCGAGCGTCCGGCTCGACTCGGGGATCACGGTCGCGGCGCTGGTCGTGGCGAACGCCTCGGGGTCGGGGTTCGACCCGGCGACGGGAGTGCTTTACGGGCGGTACTTCGCGGGGCAGCGGGTCGGCTACCCCGCGCCGGAGGTGCACGAGGAGGCCGAGCGCCGCCTCGCCGAGGCCGTCGCCGAGAACGGGCCGCCGCCCCTCAACACCACCCTCGCCGTCGTCGCCACCGACGCCGAACTGACCAAGGCGCAGGCGCAGAAGCTCGCCGGGACCTCGCACGACGGCATGGCGCGTGCCGTGCGGCCGGTCCACCTGCTCAACGACGGTGACACGGTCTTCGCCCTCGCCACGGGCGAGCGCCCCCTGGACGCCGCCGCCCCCCTCGCGCTCAACGAGATCCTCGCCGCGGGCGCGGACATGGTGACGGCCGCGATCGTGCGGGCGCTGCTGGCCGCGGAGTCCGTCCGGACGCCGGGCGGGACGTTCCCGGCATACCTCGACCTCTACGGAAAGGGCCACGAGTACGAGAGGGGCCGCGAGCGGCCTTCGTGA
- a CDS encoding questin oxidase family protein: MTDTTGILDEALTRLHGFGPEREGRLTNHAPMAVEALAAHGQSRAVHQWLDLYARKLEDLPAPFAPITDADRETALGDPRRAADWIAYFRREIEERPWREVLAEWWPRLLPGMYGGSTHPVIRVGHAVRALEQGEATTPRLAELAHGLGYWAARHHPVTGLVELPGAATAADALDAVVPIDDRTEGGFPARLGRVRALPVGAGCVRSPDDARRMLTELVEAATHRYATHGHGDEIMLVHAATAPNAVLRALPALPRELWAPSLRAAWTASAAVTAMYAPDAAVAYEPRGTFAAEEVVELALAHGDEHVIKLTDTALDVGGERALAAALRAVELNEPLR; this comes from the coding sequence ATGACCGACACCACCGGCATTCTCGACGAGGCCCTGACACGACTGCACGGCTTCGGCCCCGAACGGGAGGGGCGGCTCACCAATCACGCGCCCATGGCCGTCGAGGCGCTCGCCGCGCACGGACAGTCGAGAGCGGTCCATCAATGGCTTGATCTTTACGCCCGGAAGTTGGAGGACCTTCCCGCGCCCTTCGCCCCGATCACCGACGCCGACCGCGAGACCGCGCTCGGCGACCCGCGCCGGGCCGCGGACTGGATCGCCTACTTCCGCCGGGAGATCGAGGAACGCCCCTGGCGCGAGGTGCTCGCCGAGTGGTGGCCGCGGCTGCTCCCCGGTATGTACGGAGGTTCGACGCATCCGGTGATCCGGGTGGGCCACGCCGTGCGCGCCCTGGAGCAGGGCGAGGCCACCACGCCCCGCCTCGCCGAACTCGCGCACGGCCTCGGCTACTGGGCCGCCCGGCACCACCCGGTCACCGGCCTGGTCGAGCTGCCGGGCGCCGCGACCGCGGCCGACGCCCTGGACGCGGTGGTGCCCATCGACGACCGGACGGAGGGCGGCTTCCCCGCACGGCTCGGCCGCGTACGGGCGCTGCCGGTGGGGGCCGGCTGCGTGAGGAGTCCCGACGACGCGCGGCGCATGCTGACCGAGCTGGTGGAGGCGGCCACACATCGGTACGCCACGCACGGCCACGGCGACGAGATCATGCTCGTGCACGCGGCGACGGCGCCGAACGCCGTGCTGCGGGCGCTGCCCGCGCTGCCGCGGGAGCTGTGGGCGCCGAGCCTGCGAGCCGCCTGGACGGCGTCCGCGGCGGTCACGGCGATGTACGCGCCGGACGCGGCGGTCGCGTACGAGCCGCGTGGCACGTTCGCCGCGGAGGAGGTCGTCGAGCTGGCGCTCGCGCACGGGGACGAGCACGTCATCAAGCTGACGGACACGGCTCTGGACGTGGGCGGCGAGCGGGCCCTGGCCGCGGCCCTGCGGGCCGTCGAACTGAACGAGCCGCTCAGGTGA
- a CDS encoding L,D-transpeptidase, which translates to MTRSVIVNPRRRALLAATALAAVGALTLTACGGDADADNDKKGASASAKGADITISSKDGATDASINATGVKVKGGKLTSVKMTSVTSGAAVEGTISGDGTTWKPKAQLERGTKYKVTANAKDPKGNAATENATFTTVSSANSFIGSYTPDGGAKVGVGMPVSFNFDKPITEKKDVQSHITVTSTSGQKVVGHWFGNQRLDFRPEEYWKAGSKVTMKINLDGVKGGNGITGVQHKTVTFTVGRAQVSTVDVKTKKMTVERDGKVIKTVPISAGSPSNPTYNGKMVISEKFTQTRMNGDTVGFGGEYDIKDVPHAMRLSTSGTFIHGNYWGSPSIFGSANTSHGCVGLQDARGAGDPNTMGAWFFNNSLIGDVVNVTGSPDKTIAPDNGLNGWNMSWSEWTAGSAS; encoded by the coding sequence GTGACAAGGTCAGTCATAGTCAACCCCCGGCGCCGTGCCCTGCTGGCAGCCACCGCGCTCGCTGCCGTGGGCGCGCTGACCCTCACAGCCTGCGGCGGAGACGCGGACGCCGACAACGACAAGAAGGGTGCGAGCGCCTCCGCCAAGGGCGCCGACATCACCATCTCCTCCAAGGACGGCGCCACCGACGCCTCGATCAACGCCACCGGCGTCAAGGTCAAGGGCGGCAAGCTGACCAGCGTGAAGATGACGTCCGTGACGTCCGGCGCCGCCGTCGAGGGCACCATCTCCGGTGACGGCACCACCTGGAAGCCCAAGGCCCAGCTGGAGCGCGGCACCAAGTACAAGGTGACCGCCAACGCCAAGGACCCCAAGGGCAACGCGGCGACGGAGAACGCGACGTTCACCACCGTCTCCTCGGCCAACAGCTTCATCGGCAGCTACACCCCCGACGGCGGCGCCAAGGTCGGCGTCGGCATGCCGGTCTCCTTCAACTTCGACAAGCCGATCACGGAGAAGAAGGACGTCCAGTCGCACATCACGGTGACGTCCACCAGCGGCCAGAAGGTCGTCGGCCACTGGTTCGGCAATCAGCGTCTGGACTTCCGTCCCGAGGAGTACTGGAAGGCCGGCTCCAAGGTCACCATGAAGATCAACCTGGACGGCGTGAAGGGCGGGAACGGCATCACCGGCGTGCAGCACAAGACGGTCACCTTCACCGTCGGCCGCGCGCAGGTCTCCACCGTCGACGTCAAGACCAAGAAGATGACGGTCGAGCGGGACGGCAAGGTCATCAAGACCGTCCCGATCTCCGCGGGCAGCCCGTCGAACCCGACGTACAACGGCAAGATGGTGATCTCCGAGAAGTTCACCCAGACCCGTATGAACGGAGACACGGTCGGCTTCGGCGGGGAGTACGACATCAAGGACGTGCCGCACGCCATGCGCCTGTCCACGTCGGGCACCTTCATCCACGGCAACTACTGGGGTTCGCCGTCCATCTTCGGCAGCGCCAACACCAGCCACGGCTGTGTGGGCCTCCAGGACGCGCGCGGCGCCGGCGACCCGAACACCATGGGCGCGTGGTTCTTCAACAACTCCCTGATCGGTGACGTCGTGAACGTCACGGGCTCCCCGGACAAGACGATCGCCCCGGACAACGGCCTCAATGGCTGGAACATGTCCTGGAGCGAGTGGACGGCGGGCAGCGCGAGCTGA
- a CDS encoding MarR family winged helix-turn-helix transcriptional regulator: MDMAPTPPPDGEPRWLNGDEQRVWRAYLQATTLLDDFLDRQLQRDAGMPHVYYGLLVQLSDAPRRRLRMTELAKIMKITRSRLSHAVARLEKSGWVRREDCPSDKRGQLAILTDEGFEVLARTAPGHVTAVRQSLFDRLTPEQQKSLGEIMTIVAEGLQPKEAGADLPWLR, translated from the coding sequence ATGGATATGGCACCCACTCCTCCCCCGGACGGCGAGCCCCGCTGGCTGAACGGCGACGAGCAGCGCGTCTGGCGGGCCTACCTCCAGGCGACCACGCTCCTCGACGACTTCCTCGACCGTCAGCTCCAGCGCGACGCGGGCATGCCGCACGTGTACTACGGACTGCTGGTCCAGTTGTCCGACGCCCCCCGGCGGCGGCTGCGGATGACCGAGCTGGCCAAGATCATGAAGATCACCCGCTCTCGGCTCTCGCACGCCGTCGCGCGCCTGGAGAAGAGCGGCTGGGTGCGCCGCGAGGACTGCCCCTCCGACAAGCGCGGCCAGCTCGCGATCCTCACCGACGAGGGGTTCGAGGTACTCGCCAGGACCGCCCCGGGCCATGTCACCGCCGTACGCCAGTCGCTCTTCGACCGGCTCACCCCGGAACAGCAGAAGTCCCTCGGCGAGATCATGACGATCGTCGCCGAGGGACTTCAGCCGAAGGAGGCCGGGGCCGACCTCCCGTGGCTTCGCTAG
- a CDS encoding low temperature requirement protein A — MTSTTDTPGSSGSSKLLRPLLPRGRDEEHRVATPLELFFDLCFVVAVAQAGASLVHTVAEEHPGDGVLHYAMTFFGLYWAWVNFSWFSSAYDNDDVLYRVVTLVQIAGVLVFAAGVSRAFEENDFLLIWLGYLIMRLALSSQWLRVAKAARGAERTTALRYAFGVLLCQVGWSGLLFLPEGGRPWLFLVMAIAEMAVPAFAERGYTTAWHPHHISERYGLFTIIVLGETIAAATIAVKSGIEENDALDELLPIAAGGLLIVFAAWWIYFVVPFHGRLRGNRQAFLWGYGQYVVLGSAAAIGAGIEVAVEQAVGEAHISTLAASAAVTVPTTLYLITVWALHSRYFKVGLAQQLVLPVSALATLASTFAGRWAVLVAGLVAAATVATGVTLTARTNRADRSA, encoded by the coding sequence ATGACGTCCACAACAGACACTCCCGGGTCTTCCGGCTCCTCCAAGCTCTTGCGGCCCCTTCTCCCCCGGGGGCGCGACGAGGAGCACCGGGTCGCGACACCTCTGGAGCTATTCTTCGACCTCTGTTTCGTCGTGGCGGTCGCCCAGGCCGGGGCCTCGCTCGTGCACACCGTCGCGGAGGAACATCCGGGCGACGGCGTCCTTCACTACGCGATGACCTTCTTCGGGTTGTACTGGGCCTGGGTCAACTTCTCCTGGTTCTCCTCGGCGTACGACAACGACGACGTGCTCTACCGCGTGGTCACCCTGGTCCAGATCGCCGGTGTGCTGGTCTTCGCCGCCGGGGTGTCGAGGGCCTTCGAGGAGAACGACTTCCTCCTGATCTGGCTCGGCTACCTGATCATGCGGCTCGCGCTCTCCTCCCAGTGGCTGCGGGTAGCCAAGGCGGCGCGGGGGGCCGAGCGGACCACCGCACTGCGGTACGCGTTCGGCGTGCTGCTCTGCCAGGTCGGCTGGTCGGGGCTGCTGTTCCTGCCCGAGGGCGGCCGGCCCTGGCTGTTCCTGGTGATGGCGATCGCCGAGATGGCCGTGCCGGCGTTCGCGGAGCGCGGGTACACCACGGCGTGGCACCCGCACCACATCTCCGAGCGGTACGGCCTGTTCACGATCATCGTGCTCGGCGAGACGATCGCGGCGGCGACCATCGCCGTGAAGTCGGGCATCGAGGAGAACGACGCGCTCGACGAACTCCTGCCGATCGCCGCCGGCGGCCTTCTCATCGTCTTCGCCGCGTGGTGGATCTACTTCGTCGTCCCCTTCCACGGCCGGCTGCGCGGCAACCGCCAGGCGTTCCTGTGGGGTTACGGCCAGTACGTGGTCCTCGGCTCGGCCGCGGCGATCGGCGCGGGGATCGAGGTGGCCGTCGAGCAAGCAGTGGGCGAGGCGCACATCTCGACCCTGGCCGCGTCGGCCGCGGTGACGGTCCCGACGACGCTGTACCTGATCACCGTGTGGGCGCTGCACTCCCGCTACTTCAAGGTGGGCCTCGCCCAGCAGCTGGTGCTGCCGGTCAGCGCGCTGGCGACGCTGGCGAGCACGTTCGCGGGGCGATGGGCGGTGCTGGTCGCGGGCCTGGTGGCGGCGGCGACGGTCGCGACGGGGGTGACGCTCACGGCTCGGACGAACCGCGCGGACCGGTCCGCGTGA
- a CDS encoding helix-turn-helix transcriptional regulator: MTGATGAQTPIRLLQLLSLLQTPREWPGSELSERLGVSRRTVRRDVERLRELGYPVQAAQGSLGGYRLVAGKAMPPLVLDDEEAVAIAVGLRVGAGHAVEGVEEASVRALAKLEQVLPARLRHRVSALQTATMPLTSGDGASIAPETLTVMASAAAGHERLRFSYRAGDGTETRRLTEPYRLVSTGRRWYLVAYDIDREDWRTFRVDRVTEPFATGARFAPRELPQGDAAEFIRQSVRRGQQSAYEIDVTFAASAEFVRARLRSSLGTVEPLGTGRCRLRGTATDSVEWLAVRLAVMNCDFTAHGPPELVRCLSELGHRLTRAAESRPEE, translated from the coding sequence GTGACAGGGGCGACGGGCGCGCAGACTCCCATCCGGCTGCTGCAACTGCTCTCCCTCCTCCAGACCCCCCGCGAGTGGCCCGGCAGCGAACTCTCCGAGCGGCTCGGGGTGAGTCGGCGGACGGTGCGGCGCGACGTGGAACGGCTGCGGGAGCTGGGCTATCCGGTGCAGGCCGCGCAGGGCTCCCTCGGCGGCTACCGCCTGGTCGCGGGCAAGGCCATGCCGCCGCTGGTCCTCGACGACGAGGAGGCCGTGGCGATCGCGGTCGGGCTGCGGGTCGGGGCGGGGCACGCGGTGGAGGGCGTGGAGGAGGCGTCGGTACGGGCGCTCGCCAAGCTGGAGCAGGTCCTGCCGGCGCGGCTGCGCCACCGGGTCTCCGCGCTCCAGACCGCGACGATGCCGCTGACCAGCGGGGACGGTGCGAGCATCGCGCCGGAGACGCTGACGGTGATGGCGTCGGCCGCGGCGGGCCACGAACGCCTGCGGTTCTCCTACCGGGCGGGGGACGGCACGGAGACCCGCCGCCTGACCGAGCCGTACCGCCTGGTCTCGACGGGGCGGCGGTGGTACCTCGTGGCGTACGACATCGACCGCGAGGACTGGCGGACCTTCCGCGTCGACCGGGTGACCGAGCCGTTCGCCACAGGGGCGCGGTTCGCACCGCGGGAGCTGCCGCAGGGGGACGCCGCGGAGTTCATCCGGCAGTCGGTCCGGCGCGGGCAGCAGTCGGCGTACGAGATCGACGTGACGTTCGCCGCGTCGGCGGAGTTCGTCAGGGCGCGGCTGCGGTCGTCGCTCGGCACGGTCGAGCCGCTGGGCACCGGCCGCTGCCGCCTGCGCGGCACGGCGACGGACTCCGTCGAATGGCTGGCGGTCCGCCTGGCCGTAATGAACTGCGACTTCACGGCCCACGGTCCGCCGGAACTGGTGAGGTGCCTCAGCGAACTGGGCCACCGCCTGACCCGGGCAGCGGAATCCCGGCCCGAGGAGTGA
- a CDS encoding sigma-70 family RNA polymerase sigma factor, with protein sequence MATRAVARRKSAASGETDAARSVRAVGGEIADRDLVGMYLDEIARTPLLDAAKEVELSQIIEAGVYARKILDGEVEDSKVTADREELEALVADGERAKDVFIRSNLRLVVAVARRYPRSGLPLLDLIQEGNAGLVRAVEKFDYAKGFKFSTYATWWIRQAITRSIADQSRTIRLPVHLVEELGRIRRVQREFNREHGREPEPAEIAAELSSTPERVIDVLDWARDPVSLNMGVDDQGDTQFGDLLEDTSAVSPEQSVLSLLRSEELDDLIGRLDQRTASIIKMRYGIVDGRERTLTEVGKEHGLTRERIRQIEKHALLELKKLARDTGFDAVA encoded by the coding sequence ATGGCAACCCGTGCCGTCGCCCGTCGTAAGTCCGCCGCCTCCGGCGAGACCGATGCGGCACGCAGTGTTCGCGCCGTAGGCGGGGAGATCGCCGACCGCGACCTGGTCGGCATGTACCTCGACGAGATCGCCCGTACGCCACTGCTCGACGCCGCCAAGGAAGTGGAGCTGTCCCAGATCATCGAGGCGGGTGTGTACGCCCGCAAGATCCTGGACGGCGAGGTCGAGGACAGCAAGGTCACCGCGGACCGCGAGGAGCTCGAAGCCCTCGTCGCCGACGGTGAGCGGGCCAAGGACGTCTTCATCCGCTCGAACCTCCGGCTGGTGGTCGCGGTCGCCCGCCGCTATCCACGCAGCGGCCTGCCCCTCCTCGACCTGATCCAGGAGGGGAACGCGGGCTTGGTGCGCGCCGTCGAGAAGTTCGACTACGCCAAGGGCTTCAAGTTCTCCACGTACGCCACGTGGTGGATCCGCCAGGCCATCACGCGCTCGATAGCCGACCAGTCCCGCACCATCCGCCTCCCCGTCCACCTGGTGGAGGAGCTGGGCCGGATCCGCCGCGTCCAGCGCGAGTTCAACCGCGAGCACGGCCGGGAGCCGGAGCCCGCGGAGATCGCCGCGGAGCTGTCCTCGACGCCCGAGCGCGTCATCGACGTCCTGGACTGGGCCCGCGACCCCGTCTCGCTGAACATGGGCGTGGACGACCAGGGCGACACCCAGTTCGGTGACCTCCTGGAGGACACCTCGGCCGTCTCGCCCGAGCAGTCCGTCCTCTCCCTGCTGCGCAGCGAGGAGCTGGACGACCTGATAGGCCGCCTCGACCAGCGCACCGCGTCCATCATCAAGATGCGGTACGGCATCGTCGACGGCCGCGAGCGGACGCTGACGGAGGTCGGCAAGGAGCACGGCCTCACCCGCGAGCGGATCCGGCAGATCGAGAAGCACGCGCTTCTGGAGCTGAAGAAGCTGGCGCGGGACACGGGGTTCGACGCGGTGGCCTAG